From the Candoia aspera isolate rCanAsp1 chromosome 3, rCanAsp1.hap2, whole genome shotgun sequence genome, the window CCATTCAGCCTGTCTGAACCTACTGGAGGAGCCCCATCACACGACCTTTCCAAATCAAGTGCCATTCCGCACACCCACTTCCTCATCCTATTCCTGTTTCCAGTTCCCAACCCTTATTCCACACCTTCCTGAACCCTTCAGTTCTCGCTCCGAGAGACCAACTCTCCCAAACTCGACCACATTCTCCCTCAAGGCATCCGAAGATAGCATGCTTATAGAATCGGTGGGAATTTTATGACTTCACGGGCCAGAACCAAGTGCAGTGAGATGTGCAGAGAGACGGTGCATAGCTGGAGAGGAGGGGGATCATGGTGTGTAAAACACATTGCTGGATTTCTCTATACAGGCCTGGTGACTTCTCATCTCCTGTTCAATCCTCACAACTCTTGCAAGAGAGTGCCACGGCTCCCTTTTCAAGCATGAAAACCAAGCGACcaagcacagcacagcacagcgcCCCTTGTAGCCCAACCAACTCTGCTCCTCTGTATATCTAGATTTCTCCCTGCCCAGAAATAAGCGGGCTTAACTACAGGCCTGCCAACCCTATTGTATCTACTTTAGTTAGTTAGTTCATTCATCAATCAGTTCTCTAGAGAAAGAGGACACTGAAGAGTTATTGCATTGCAGGTTGATGTCATTACAAAGAGCTTTTGACAAGACAAATATCTGGGgaagaaaggttaaaaaaaaaacaacccacggTCATTTCAAGCCTTGAAACCAACAAGGGGGCACTCAGCTCTCCTCTTCCTTGGGGAAACTCAAAAGGAAAAATTGTGACAAAAAGTCCTCTGCAACTTCAGAAGTCAAGCCCTGTGCATTTGTGTGGGGCATGGTTTTGTCGTCCCCCTCGGGTGTGTTGCAGCAGAGGGCATCACTCAGGTTACATGATGCAGCATTTATTCTTGTGGTTCTGGGGATCCTTGAAACGCAGACGCTGCTTGGGCCGGTATTTCTCCAGGTATGTCAGCTGCTTGCTGTTGATAGCTCCACGGCGTTTCCTGCCAGGAAGAGAGGAGGGACAGCACGTTCCATCAAAATGCTTGAAAGTGAGGAGCGTCTGCATGTGGGGAAGTCCCATAAAGGAACTGCTGCTCATCACAAAGGATTTGGGGATATTTCACCCAGGGCTGGCTTCGTTTTTATCCCAAAGGCAGGCACCCAGCAAGAGGGGCACACCAACCGCTTTCTGGAAagaccacaggtagtcctcgcttaacaaccacaattggggccagaattctggttgctaagcgaatctgacccgattttacgaccttttttgcggtggatgttaagcaaaccatgtggtcgttaagcagatcacgcagttcccccttgattttgcttgccagaagccagccagaaaggtaaaaaatggtagtcatgtgatcacgggaAGCTGCGATGGTGACGTGAACTGGTTGCCCAGTGCCCACTGTGATGCCGAATTTTTCCTACACTTCAAACAGAATTTGGACTGCATGCAGGTATGAATACTTATCCTCCTTCCAGATTAGGAGCAGTTTGGCATAGAGAACTGGGTTCTAAGCAGTTTCTGGCATAAGATGATGCATTTATTACAATTTGTTAAGGGCTGAGGGGGGTGCTTTTAGGTCTGAAGTGGTACAGCTCAGGTGGGAGATTCCAGTCAACTGTGTATTCCTTGGGGACGTGCCAAGCAGCTGCTCCAGACCGACCACCCACCTGTGGCCATTCATCTCAACCACAGTGGGCGGCACAGAGGTTTACCGAGGAGCACTTACTGTCTAATGAACTGAATGGCGTCTTCGTATTTCATCCCGCTCTCAATCAGGGCCAGCGCGACAAGAACCGGGGCCCTAGAAAGGAAAAGATAGGAGTGAGATCAGGCCCATGAAGGGTATCACTTCTTTTGTCCAATTTGAAGGAAGTGAAATGGCTGAAGAACAATTCAGGAGGCCAAGGCTGGAGGAAAAAATCCTGGTTGGGGACGTCTATGTATATgacagtccttgacttatgaccacaatgttCACTGTTAAGTGGTatggtcgctaagtgagacaTCATATGACTGCACCCGATTTTACATCATTTTctgcggtggtcgttaagcaaaccacacggtcattaaatgaatcgttcagttccccattgtttttgcttgtcggaagccagctgggaaggtcgcaaatggggatcacgtgaccctgcgacgctgcaactgttgtaaatacatgctggttgctaaGTGTttgaatcttgatcatgtgacagTGGGGATAGTTGTAAGTGACCAGTTGTAAGCCACTTTTTTCAGCagcgtcataacttcgaatggttgttaaacaaatggtcctaAGTCCACAACTACCTGTATGTTTCTTCTGTGCAAAAACTgaacatctagaccagtgtttttcaaacctggcaactttaagatgtgtggacttcaactcccagaattccccagccacattttaaaacataaacacATCATATATTAGTGAAGGCAGTAATTCCTTTGTGTTGAACTTGATTCTGGAGAATGCCACaaccttcttctgagatgttttgtgcaaaggaaaacagcaacagcagcaacgcGGCCGTTTTTGCTGCCCTGGTGCCTGGCGGGCTGGCACTCACCGCCCCAGGCCGGCCACGCAATGGACAGCGACGCAGCACCCGGGGTCTTCACAGAATTTGGTCTTCAGCAGGTTGAGCCAGTCGTCCACTATTTTGCTGGGTGGTGGAGCTCCATCGTCAAATGGCCAGTcctaggaggaggaggggaacacCAGAGACCGGGTGAGACATTTTCCGCTCACAGGAACGGGACTAAGCGGGTATTTCACCCGTTGGATAAACAAGCCCACAAAACAGACTGGCGCATCTGCTCGGTTTTGTTGCAGCTTGTTGGTGCTGGGCAGGGAAGGAGCAGGGCCCTGCAAATGTCATCACAAGTAATGCAGGCAGGGAAGGAATAAGGATCAATACCAACTCAGTCTGTTTCCAGCGTGAGCCAACTTTCTAATGCGATTCAATTAAGCTGACTTTGAATCGTACCTCTGAACTGAAGCCCAGCCCTAGAGGAAAGGTCTTCTGGCTGCCTGGGAGCGTCCATGCTGGGGGCAGGGAGGATGCAGCTCTCTAGCATTTTCCTTCCAGTGTTCACTTAAAGGTAACACTCCCCTTGAGTCCAGTCAGACTCCTGTGCCTTCATGGAtgtaggtagtcctcaagttatgacggcaattgggactggaatatccatcactaagcaatgcggtcataaagtgtgacgtcACATGACTgtatcgcttagcgacagcaactCTGACACTCCCCATTGCTGTCGTTAATGGAATCCCACTGGTAGtttcttgcaaggttttggaagGAGATGGTGTGGTCAGCTGGGGGCCAAATGGCTGCCAGGGCCAgaggagtgcagggcagccaaaagaaaaaaatgggggtggggtgggggagataggtggtggggtgagttgaagtgcccctgcagtcgTAAGTGCAgatgggctgccaagcacccgaattttgatcatgtcacCATGGGGGCAcagcaatggccataacttcggGGAACAGGCacaactaccattcattcagcaccgccGTAACTTCATACAGTCgttgaacgagtggtcattaagtgaggacggCTGTACAGCTTTTGTGGgaataccgcccagagtccccttttcgggagagatgggcggtgatagaaacttgaaaagtaagtaagtaagtaagtaagtaagtaagtaagtaagtaagtagtttgccactgccttcttccaggagaaTTTGGCTTCCCAGTCCAGCGCTCAGCGCTGGAATTTCCTGGGGGTGTCCCAGCCAGATCCGACACTGATTAGCTTTCCCACTAAGGCTCACCTGCCTTCATACAAATCCTCTCCTGGTCTAGGAAGCGAATGATTAAATACAAAGCAAAGCAGCAGTTGCATTGTGTCTAATGCAGGACTTCCTCTGAGAGACCTACAAGCCAGAACACGGCTTAATTAAGGGGACTCAATTTCTGCATGATCGAAGATGAAGAAAGATGTCGCCCCTGATTAAAGTGGAGCTAGCAGAGCCCAGCATACTGTTTCCACTTGAAGTTTCTGGGAAATTTGAAACCACAAAGGCAACGGTTTCTTCCCATCTCGTTTTCTGGGTATCTCAGATTCAGGAGTGCTTGGCTGCTTCTGAAGACGTCCTCCTGAAACAGCCACCAACAACCCATTCCTCTGAATTTGTTAACGTGAGGCTCTTTTACCTCCCAACACCACTGGCCGAGATTTGTACGGTATCAAGAGCTGAGTCTCTTACTCTTGTCCTGAATCCACCACCACAGAGACGGGCACTTTCCTTCAACCTGACACCCACAATTGCCAGGATCCAAGGCACCAGAATTGCTGACCCAACTAGCTCAGGAAGGCTGTAGTAAAGTATCACAGATATCAAGTAAATCCAGTCTCCCTGCTTTTTCCACACCGTCTCATTTGCACGCACACACACCGAGAACAGAGTTGGCATCCCTGCAGTGCATTTAATCAATCACCCTTCCAAGAAAGCTTGGGATCCATTTCAGAATAAAGAACTTAGCTCAGCAGCTagagataaaaataaaggcaTCTTATTGATTTTCCATCTTCCCCGTTTGGAACATGCTAGCACagactaaattttatttatttaatttttatcccacctttattatttttataaataactcaaggcggcaaacatacctaatactccttcctcctcctgttttccccagaacaacaaccctgtgaggtgagttgagctgagagagagactggcccgaggtcacccagccgccttccatgcctaaggcgggactagaactctcagcctcctggtttctagcccagcaccttaacaactagaccaaactggctctccaaactATGGAAAGCAATGATGCTACTCTATCTGGTCTTGGTCAGGTTCTGCTTGGAGCACTCTGACCAAGTCTggacatcacagttcaaaaaggacaagAACCAGTTGGAACAAGCTGGAAGGCTACCAAGACAGAgaggggtctggaaaccaagacCTATGACGAACAGTTAAAGAATGTGGGTATGTTTTAACCTAGATAAAAAAATGACAGAGGCGATATGACAGTCCTTTCCCACACAGAAGAGCGGGTGGATTTAATTTTCCCTTGCCCCAGACGGCAGGATCAGAACTAGTGGGTTAAAACTACGAAGAAAAAggcatcaggaggaacttcctcaCGGTATGAGCTTAGTCTCTTCAGCATAAGAGACGGGGGATGCAGACAGAACGATTTCCCCcaggagatacaggtagtccttgcttaatgactgtaactgggaccagaatttctattgctaagcaatgtggtcataaagcgcaatgtcatgtgaccacatcacttagtgatggcaatcccagttgccatcgctaagcaaaaatcacaggtcattaaccgaggacctcacatgactgcaacttcctgccaagcaaagtcaacggggaagccagatGAAGCTGCAAGTCCTGGCCGGAGTGCTGCGGAGGGATGCACTGCTGTGGCGCTGCATAAGCGCATGTGGGCCGGGGAGGGGGGAGCTGTGGCGCGAGTGCGCACTATGGAATACATGATCCCCGGGACCTCGTACTCTGTAgcagggctccttgggagaaaaaatggtgggagcaacttgcaaccttccctaccagcttccccactgactttgcttgtgggaagccagcagggaagggcGCAAATGCGATGATGTGATTGTGGGACACACAACCTTTGTAAGtgggagctggttgccaagtgcctggattgtgatcatgtgaccacaggagtggtgcaatggccagaacttcgaggacctgTCATAAATACCACCCATTCAGTGCTgtcacaactttgaatggtcgctgaatgagtggtcattaaccgagcACTACCTGTACTAACATGCATCTTGCAAAGAGAAGGTCTTCTCCAGCTGTCCTCCAGGAACAAAGATCTGGAAGCTGGCTGGCTGTCAGGCAGGCACTGGAACAGGCAAACCTCAGTGAACTATCTAGGAGGGGTGGAGTAAGTCAGGGGTGGAACACGCAAAGGTTTTCCCCTCCCAGCATCTCTAGGAAAAGGCCGTCTAAGGTAACTCGGGCTTGCAACCATGAAATGTGGAGGTGGCCGATAAGGAAAAACTTCTCTGCAGTGATTGAAATAATGCAAGTGTTTTGGTTGGCTTGTTTGAGAGGAGGAGAAAAGTGAGGAACCACAGCTTCTTGAAGGGGAAGGAGAATGTGATGGACCCTGTAAGGAAATAAAGGGAAGGGGGGACTCAGAGCTTGTGTCATCCAGGCAGCTGCCCTGACATTCAGGGGAGTGGGGAAGAGTATGGGAACACCCCCTTCCCACCAGCTTTCCGCCTGAACCTGGTTCCTGTGGGACACTGCCCTGATGCTATGCTGGTGGCCTGAGGGCTCCATGTGATGTCAGAGACCAAGCAAAGTCCTGGAAATACCATATTCACGAGACCAGGACAGATTATCTTTGTACCCTTGAAGAGAGTCCTGGCTGGGAATTTCAGAAAGCAGATGCAAGGTTACAGATGCCAGTAAAGAAGTGGGTGAAAGGAGGACTGGCCCTGATCCAGATC encodes:
- the PTP4A3 gene encoding protein tyrosine phosphatase type IVA 3, which gives rise to MARMNRPAPVEVCYKNMRFLITHNPTNATLNTFIEDLKKYGATTVVRVCEITYDKTPLEKDGINVMDWPFDDGAPPPSKIVDDWLNLLKTKFCEDPGCCVAVHCVAGLGRAPVLVALALIESGMKYEDAIQFIRQKRRGAINSKQLTYLEKYRPKQRLRFKDPQNHKNKCCIM